One genomic window of Geodermatophilus sp. DSM 44513 includes the following:
- a CDS encoding ABC transporter permease, with the protein MSTTGRENDAGLVDELDRSHRAEEAAVAGGQTVGDHPAGSPTPAVVTTGPVDDARRPRRRRPVGSLAVSALSVTVFLCGWQLAAVFGWINPLFTSSPTGIGEALVELVREGELTEHLVASGRLFGLGFALSVVFALPAGILLGWYSRLAAVFDPFLQTLYVAPRIALIPVIFTWFGVGLQSQVVIVFITAFFPLLINTVSGVRAIDPSLLRVARSFMARDRDVFWTLALPSALPFIVSGLRLSMGMALIGVVVAEFFTGNVGLGALITTAGLSLQTDVAFVGVLVVTAFALLLNALLTRLEARVSAWKVVP; encoded by the coding sequence ATGAGCACGACAGGCCGCGAGAACGATGCAGGTCTCGTCGACGAGCTCGACCGGTCACACCGTGCCGAGGAGGCCGCGGTCGCAGGCGGCCAGACGGTGGGCGACCACCCCGCGGGGAGTCCCACTCCTGCGGTGGTCACGACCGGGCCGGTGGACGACGCTCGTCGGCCCCGCCGACGCCGGCCGGTCGGCAGCCTCGCCGTCTCAGCGCTCAGTGTCACCGTGTTCCTGTGCGGCTGGCAGCTGGCCGCTGTGTTCGGCTGGATCAACCCGCTCTTCACGAGTTCACCGACCGGCATCGGTGAGGCCCTGGTCGAGCTGGTCCGAGAGGGGGAGTTGACCGAGCACCTGGTCGCGAGCGGCAGGTTGTTCGGGCTCGGCTTCGCGCTGTCGGTCGTCTTCGCCCTGCCCGCCGGGATCCTGCTCGGCTGGTACAGCCGGCTGGCCGCTGTCTTCGATCCCTTCCTTCAGACGCTCTACGTCGCCCCCCGGATCGCTCTCATCCCGGTGATCTTCACGTGGTTCGGAGTGGGTCTGCAGTCCCAGGTCGTCATCGTCTTCATCACCGCCTTCTTCCCGCTGCTCATCAACACGGTGTCAGGGGTGCGCGCCATCGACCCGTCGCTGCTGCGGGTGGCTCGGAGCTTCATGGCCAGGGACCGAGACGTCTTCTGGACCCTGGCCCTGCCCTCCGCGCTCCCGTTCATCGTCAGCGGCCTGCGCCTGTCCATGGGGATGGCGCTCATCGGCGTCGTCGTCGCGGAGTTCTTCACCGGCAACGTGGGACTCGGCGCGCTCATCACGACGGCCGGCCTGTCCCTGCAGACCGACGTCGCCTTCGTCGGCGTGCTCGTCGTGACCGCGTTCGCGCTCCTGCTCAACGCCCTGCTCACCCGGTTGGAAGCCCGCGTCAGCGCCTGGAAGGTCGTCCCGTGA
- a CDS encoding ABC transporter substrate-binding protein, whose translation MTVLLALGVLLLAACGQDGADPAAAGSDTAGSGGESGTGETVTLAVPIPTPYYALPSFAEQQGLFDENGVDVEVQYVQPGALSPALAGGSLDYAVLPGPALHDLRLQGSDVLAVANYIDRPMVALTVGPDITSIEDLRGRSVTVGVPTSLSTIFMRQVLRDAGLDPDADVTTRVIPDQPGQFSALVTGQVDAAMLSLPQTEVAQQQGMRVLLDLADSDYTWPFAAIATRAGYAEENAEQTVALLRALVAALERWQTEPEAAKQVIAETSRIDDPALLDASYAAVSAVLTAEPVPTEEVMGVPLEVIAAGGEDEAAEADPADFFETRYIEEALG comes from the coding sequence ATGACCGTCCTGCTCGCCCTCGGCGTGCTGCTCCTCGCCGCCTGCGGGCAGGACGGGGCGGACCCGGCGGCTGCCGGCAGCGACACGGCGGGCAGCGGAGGGGAGAGCGGCACCGGGGAGACGGTCACGCTGGCGGTACCGATCCCGACGCCGTACTACGCGTTGCCCAGCTTCGCCGAGCAGCAGGGACTCTTCGACGAGAACGGCGTGGACGTCGAGGTGCAGTACGTGCAGCCCGGCGCACTGAGCCCCGCCCTGGCCGGTGGCTCGCTGGACTACGCGGTCCTCCCTGGGCCGGCCCTGCACGACCTGCGACTGCAGGGGTCCGACGTCCTGGCGGTCGCCAACTACATCGACCGGCCCATGGTGGCCCTGACGGTCGGCCCGGACATCACCTCGATCGAGGACCTCAGGGGGCGGTCGGTGACGGTCGGGGTGCCGACGTCGCTGAGCACGATCTTCATGCGCCAGGTGCTGCGAGATGCCGGACTCGACCCGGACGCAGACGTGACGACCCGGGTCATCCCCGACCAGCCGGGCCAGTTCAGCGCCCTCGTCACCGGCCAGGTCGACGCGGCCATGCTGTCCCTGCCGCAGACCGAGGTCGCCCAACAGCAGGGCATGCGGGTGCTGCTCGACCTGGCGGACTCGGACTACACCTGGCCGTTCGCCGCGATCGCGACCCGAGCCGGCTATGCCGAGGAGAACGCCGAGCAGACGGTCGCGCTGCTCCGCGCCCTCGTGGCGGCACTCGAGAGGTGGCAGACCGAACCGGAGGCCGCCAAGCAGGTCATCGCCGAGACCTCGCGCATCGATGACCCCGCTCTCCTGGACGCCTCGTACGCGGCGGTCAGTGCCGTGCTGACGGCCGAACCGGTACCGACCGAGGAGGTGATGGGTGTGCCGTTGGAGGTGATCGCCGCGGGCGGCGAGGACGAAGCCGCCGAGGCGGACCCGGCGGACTTCTTCGAGACGCGCTACATCGAGGAGGCGCTGGGGTGA
- a CDS encoding ABC transporter ATP-binding protein codes for MTFRVEGVGKRYGSRTGTHWVLRDVDLEIGDGEIVTLVGPSGCGKSTLLAIVAGLTASDEGRVLRDGSPVTGPGPDRAVVFQSASLLPWRTAEGNVAYGMQLQRRESRQSIRARATAALRLVGLEQYGSYYPGQLSGGMQQRVNLARALAAEPALLLMDEPFGALDALTKERMQQELLRIVEPSGQAVLFITHDISEAVFLGDRVLVMGRSPGSVREVVEVPFARPRALEVQEDGTFQRLRHHIRRVLEDLEEDARGGARYGDHPLSGSTPGSVTR; via the coding sequence GTGACGTTCCGCGTCGAGGGTGTCGGGAAGCGCTACGGCAGCCGCACCGGCACCCACTGGGTGCTCCGCGACGTCGACCTCGAGATAGGGGACGGCGAGATCGTCACACTGGTCGGCCCGTCAGGCTGCGGGAAGAGCACGTTGCTCGCCATCGTCGCCGGGCTCACCGCCAGCGACGAGGGCCGGGTGCTCCGCGACGGGTCCCCGGTCACCGGGCCAGGTCCCGACCGCGCCGTGGTCTTCCAGAGCGCGTCGCTGCTCCCGTGGCGCACGGCGGAGGGCAACGTCGCCTACGGCATGCAGCTCCAACGCCGTGAGAGCAGGCAGTCGATCCGGGCGCGGGCCACGGCGGCGCTGCGTCTCGTCGGTCTCGAGCAGTACGGCTCCTACTACCCCGGTCAGCTGTCCGGTGGCATGCAGCAACGGGTCAACCTCGCCCGCGCCCTGGCCGCGGAGCCGGCACTGCTCCTCATGGACGAACCGTTCGGCGCACTGGACGCCCTGACCAAGGAGCGCATGCAGCAGGAGCTCCTGCGCATCGTCGAACCCAGCGGTCAGGCCGTCCTCTTCATCACCCACGACATCTCCGAGGCCGTCTTCCTCGGGGACCGGGTCCTCGTCATGGGCCGTTCGCCGGGCTCCGTCCGGGAGGTCGTCGAGGTGCCCTTCGCCCGCCCGCGGGCGCTGGAGGTCCAGGAGGACGGCACCTTCCAACGGCTGCGCCACCACATCCGTCGGGTCCTCGAGGACCTCGAGGAGGACGCCCGAGGGGGCGCCCGGTACGGAGACCACCCACTCAGCGGATCGACACCGGGGAGCGTCACTCGATGA